CCTTTTATATCTGATAATTCTACCCAATTATCTCCATCTTTGCTTATTTCTATAGTATATTCAGATGTATTCATACTTGCAGCCTCTCCACCTGCTTGTGCATGACTCATTCTTAACTCTTTTATTATACTTTCCTTACCTAAGTCTATTTCTATCCAGTTGCCATTTTCACCTATTGCACACCACTTGCTATTTAACTTTCCATCAATTGCAAATTTAGCAGCTTCATTTTCATTAACTTGTGAATTTGCCTTAGCTTCTTTATTTAATGCAAGGTTTTGTAATCCTCCTTCTGCTTGGCTACTTACAACTATGTAATCTTCTTTATGATTTACAGTTTCTCCTGATGCATTTGATACTATTTGAGTTAAAGAATATACACCTGGCTTATCAAATTTAACAGTTACTTCATTACCTTCTAGTTCTTCATTTTTATGAAGCCCCTCTATTTTCCATTTAACATTTTCAGCTGCTAATGATTTATCAGTTAATGTTATTGATTGTCCTGGTGCTACTATTGGCTCACTCATTTCAAAGTTAGCTTTAGGAGCTTCTAACTCAGGCCATTGAACTGTTACACTTGCCTCATTTTTATTATTAGTTTCAAATAATTCATTTACTGGTTTAACAATAAATTTAGTTTTTGCATCTAATTTAAGATCTCTTTCTATATCATTTATAAAAAATGCATTTGTAGGAGTTGCACCTACTAACGCTCTATTTCCTTGGCTATCTTCCATATATATTTCATAGTGGCTTACATTTTTACCAACTCTATCCCATGTTAATCTTACATTTCCATAATAGTTATCAATTACTTTAAAATCTTCAACCTTTAAATTTTTAACCTTAGATACATTTAATTTTTGTTTTGAATCATTCACAGATAATTGTCCTAAATTCAATTTATATGAATTTGAATTATCTTTACTATCTACTATTAAAGATATCTCTTTTATTTCATCCTTTTTATATTTAGATAATGATGCAGTACCATCTATCCACTCTCCATCTTTTGAAGTTTTCAAATCAATTACTTTACTTCCTTCGTCTTCAAATACTAATTCAAGTTTGATATTAGCTCTTGAACCACTTTCTTTGTACTTTATACTTATTTCAGTATTATTCTCTAAATCTAAATCTGCTGCAAATAATTTTATCTTAGTATTACCACCTTTAGCTAAACTACCTTCTAAGGCAATTGAGTTTCCTGCATAATAAGCTTCATCATAATCTATACTAGCTTCTAGATTATTCTTCTTATTATCAACTATCCATCTATATGTTGGAAGTACATCCATCATACCTCTATGGTTCCATTCATTATCACTTACTTCTTCACCATTTACATTGAAAGATCTACCGTTACCCATAGAAAAGTTTGTAACAAAAGGTAATTCGGTTACAGGTGTTTTTTCAACTATATTATTAGATATACCTTTCCAATCTTCAGTACTTTCTTCTCTTGGATCTCCACTTTCATTTATCCAAAATCTTTCTTCTTTATCTAAGAATTCCTCTACTGTACTAGATGAATCATAAGTCCAAGATGGGCAATATAAGCCTAAAGAAGTATTTGCTTTTTCACCTTCAAGGAATAAACGATCCCATTTTATTTTTGTGTTATATCCATTTGCTTGTACATCTATTCCTGCATATAAATCATATTTACTTCTATTCATACTCTCTGCTAATTCACCAGATTCTTTCAACTCATTTCCTGTATTTGTGTGTACTAAGTAATTATCTACATTATCTGGGTCCACTACTGCCATACGATCATTAGTCCACCAGAAATTTAAAAACATACCATCTGATAATTTATTATTTTCATCTCCTAAGAAACTTTTATTGTATTCAGTTAATCTATTTTGCCAGAAAATTCTACCATCATCTATCATAGAGTCATACCAAATTATTTCCATATTATTTGACTTAATTTCTTGTAAATATACTAAAAACTCTTTCATTAACTTAGCTTGTTCTGGTTTTAGATTTGAAGCTCCTTTACCACCTGTTTCTTGATTTATAAACCATCCATCAAAACTATAGTACTTAGCTACTTCTACTAATTTTTTTGCCATTGGGAATGTTCCATCAACATCTTTTTGTAAAAACTCATCTAACCATATATCTTTACCACCATATTCTACTGGTGGGAAGAAAACAGTTCCTAGTACTGGTACTCCATTAGTATGAGCCGCATCTATTAAATCTGCACTTGGTGGAACTATAAGACCTTCTCCTGCAGAACCTCCCCATGCAACTAATGTATCTATATATTGCCAGTAACTAAAGTTGTATCCTTCCATTTCTTTTTTACCTTGAGATGGAGTAGAGCTTGTTGTCTTATTTGCTATAGCTAAAGATATAACTTTAGCATCCACATCTTGAGATTTTTTTAAGGTATCTCCTTCTTCTCTTTCTTTAAGAGGCACTGTACCTACATTAAATTTAGCATCTTTATCAGTTTTTGGATTCCACTGCAATAATTCACTTGGATACCAGTAGGATGAAAAAGGTTGCCCTGTCTTTTCTTGAACTTGAACGTCTGATTCAAGTATTGCATAAGATGATTTTGTTGAAACTACCCCAAACAGCATTATTGCTGCAATTGTTGCTGAAATAAATCTTCTGTGTTTCATAATATTTTTATCCCCCTATTTTATTAAAATTTGTACTTAAGTATTTATACAATGCACCTATTTTTCCTGAATTATTTTGGAATTTACAAGTGTCTATTGTAACCATATTTAATATTTCTGGATTTAATAATTTTAAATATCTATTAATATTTTCTATTAAATCATCTCTAGAGCTTACTCCTCCACCTAGTAAAACTTTTTCTGGAGCAAAATTATAAATTATATTATATATTCCTATAGCTAATGAAAAGTAGAAATCTTCTATTAGGTCTTTTACTTCATTATCTCGTTTAGCTAATTCAAAAATTTCAATTCCATCTAATTTAGAATCTTTTAACTTATTAACTCTGTTGATTAAGTTATATGTTGAACCTAATCTACTAAAAGTTTTCATAGGTATATCTTCTAAGTTTGATAATCTATGCTCTAGTATGTTTATACCAAACTCTCCCGCCATACCTCTATGTCCCCTATATAGCTGATTATTTATAAAAACTCCACCACCTATACCAGTTCCTATAGTTATACATACAAAATTTTTATTATCTACTGCATTTCCCATATATTTTTCAGCCATTGCAACACAATTTACATCATTATCATAAATACAATCAAGTCCTGTACGTTCTTTTATATATTTA
The sequence above is a segment of the Tissierellales bacterium genome. Coding sequences within it:
- a CDS encoding discoidin domain-containing protein, whose amino-acid sequence is MKHRRFISATIAAIMLFGVVSTKSSYAILESDVQVQEKTGQPFSSYWYPSELLQWNPKTDKDAKFNVGTVPLKEREEGDTLKKSQDVDAKVISLAIANKTTSSTPSQGKKEMEGYNFSYWQYIDTLVAWGGSAGEGLIVPPSADLIDAAHTNGVPVLGTVFFPPVEYGGKDIWLDEFLQKDVDGTFPMAKKLVEVAKYYSFDGWFINQETGGKGASNLKPEQAKLMKEFLVYLQEIKSNNMEIIWYDSMIDDGRIFWQNRLTEYNKSFLGDENNKLSDGMFLNFWWTNDRMAVVDPDNVDNYLVHTNTGNELKESGELAESMNRSKYDLYAGIDVQANGYNTKIKWDRLFLEGEKANTSLGLYCPSWTYDSSSTVEEFLDKEERFWINESGDPREESTEDWKGISNNIVEKTPVTELPFVTNFSMGNGRSFNVNGEEVSDNEWNHRGMMDVLPTYRWIVDNKKNNLEASIDYDEAYYAGNSIALEGSLAKGGNTKIKLFAADLDLENNTEISIKYKESGSRANIKLELVFEDEGSKVIDLKTSKDGEWIDGTASLSKYKKDEIKEISLIVDSKDNSNSYKLNLGQLSVNDSKQKLNVSKVKNLKVEDFKVIDNYYGNVRLTWDRVGKNVSHYEIYMEDSQGNRALVGATPTNAFFINDIERDLKLDAKTKFIVKPVNELFETNNKNEASVTVQWPELEAPKANFEMSEPIVAPGQSITLTDKSLAAENVKWKIEGLHKNEELEGNEVTVKFDKPGVYSLTQIVSNASGETVNHKEDYIVVSSQAEGGLQNLALNKEAKANSQVNENEAAKFAIDGKLNSKWCAIGENGNWIEIDLGKESIIKELRMSHAQAGGEAASMNTSEYTIEISKDGDNWVELSDIKGNDKAVSKDDLNYELARYVRVKVNKSEQGSGGATRIYEIEVLGIESDMVLVLDNKEALHQLNDTTNTIDAEYRNLGTISSEFEDLLNKCKDIIDRVEVETEEIVKAKDNLISAFEMLKNSVAY
- a CDS encoding ROK family protein gives rise to the protein MYYIVFDIGGMSIKYSIMNKDGKFIESDSIDTPQQGEGKTQEILVDIINDYKIKYDIKGVAMSVPGGIDDDGYIHFMGQVIDLQNMYLNKYIKERTGLDCIYDNDVNCVAMAEKYMGNAVDNKNFVCITIGTGIGGGVFINNQLYRGHRGMAGEFGINILEHRLSNLEDIPMKTFSRLGSTYNLINRVNKLKDSKLDGIEIFELAKRDNEVKDLIEDFYFSLAIGIYNIIYNFAPEKVLLGGGVSSRDDLIENINRYLKLLNPEILNMVTIDTCKFQNNSGKIGALYKYLSTNFNKIGG